The stretch of DNA cccctctctcgctctctctctccagaccctGATAAGCTGGTGCATCACATCCTGTCAGACCTCCACATCACCAAGAAGAACAAGTCACGAGTCATCCTCAGAATGCTGCCGGTGAGCACATGTCATGTCATGGGGCTGAGTATCAGGTGACATGGAGGTTTCCTGACCGTCCAaccagaagagagagggagagactagcAGGAAGAATTTCTCTTTTTGGGAATGTgtggttttttggggggggggggcagttccTTGTGGTTCTGATGGTTCTCTGTGTGTTCTAGGTGAGTGGGACGTGCAAGGCGTTCCAGGAGGACATGGATAAGTACCTGAGTGAATTCTTAGAGCCGTGGTTTAAAGCCCCCAACCAGGGCAGCTACCAGATCGCCTTCAAGTCCCGGAACAGCTCCCACAACAAGAGGGACGACATCATCAAGGCCCTGGCAGGTAGGCTACATGGACACAGTACTGGGAAACACATCTCCAGATACAGTGTGTTCAGAGGGATGACATCATCAAGGCCCTGGCAGGTAGGCTACATGGACACAGTACTGGGAAACACATCTCCAGATACAGTGTGTTCAGAGGGATGACATCATCAAGGCCCTGGCAGGTAGGCTACATGGACACAGTACTGGGAAACACATCTCCAGATACAGTGTGTTCAGAGGGATGACATCATCAAGGCCCTGGCAGGTAGGCTACATGGACACAGTACTGGGAAACACATCTCCAGATACAGTGTGTTCAGAGGGATGACATCATCAAGGCCCTGGCAGGTAGGCTACATGGACACAGTACTGGGAAACACATCTCCAGATACAGTGTGTTCAGAGGGATGACATCATCAAGGCCCTGGCAGGTAGGCTACATGGACACAGTACTGGGAAACACATCTCCAGATACAGTGTGTTCAGAGGGATGACATCATCAAGGCCCTGGCAGGTAGGCTACATGGACACAGTACTGGGAAACACATCTCCAGATACAGTGTGTTCAGAGGGATGACATCATCAAGGCCCTGGCAGGTAGGCTACATGGACACAGTACTGGGAAACACATCTCCAGATACAGTGTGTTCAGAGGGATGACATCATCAAGGCCCTGGCAGGTAGGCTACATGGACACAGTACTGGGAAACACATCTCCAGATACAGTGTGTTCAGAGGGATGACATCATCAAGGCCCTGGCAGGTAGGCTACATGGACACAGTACTGGGAAACACATCTCCAGATATAGTGTGTTCAGAGACAAGAGAATAAcaccaaatcacattttattgatcacatgcaccgaatacaactggtgtacaTTGAAATGCTAGCTTACGAACCTTTCTCAAcgatgcagagtttaaaaataaaatgGTAACTAACACGAGGAATACAATAAAATACACAATAATTAAGCTATTTACAGGGATTACCAGATCAATgagcagctatatacagggagtaccagtaccagatcaatatacaaggagtaccagtaccagatcaatatatagggagtaccagtaccagatcaatgtggagctatatacagggagtaccagatcaatgtggagctatatacaggaagtaccagtaccagatcaatgtggagctatatacaggaagtaccagtaccagatcaatgtggagctatatacagggagtaccagtaccagatcaatgtggagctatatacagggagtaccagtaccagatcaatgtggagctatatacagggagtaccagtaccagatcaatgtggagctatatacagggagtaccagtaccagatcaatgtggagctatatacagggagtaccagtaccagatcaatgtggagctatatacaggcagtaccagtaccagatcaatgtggagctatatacagggagtaccagtaccagatcaatgtggagctatatacagggagtaccagtaccagaccaatgagcagctatatacagggagtaccagatcaatgtggagctatatacagggagtaccagatcaatgtggagctatatacagggagtaccagtaccagatcaatgtggagctatatacagggagtaccagatcaatgtggagctatatacagggagtaccagtaccagatcaatgtggagctataaacagggagtaccagatcaatgtggagctatatacagggagtaccagtaccagatcaatgtggagctatatacagggagtaccagatcaatgtggagctatatacagggagtaccagtatcagatcaatgtggagctatatacagggagtactagatcaatgtggagctatatacagggagtaccagtatcagatcaatgtggagctatatacagggagtactagatcaatgtggagctatatacagggagtaccagtatcagatcaatgtggagctatatacagggagtaccagtatcagatcaatgtggagctatatacagggagtaccagtaccagatcaatgtggagctatatacagggagtaccagtatcagatcactgtgcagaggtacgaggtatttgaggtagatatgtacatgaaggcagggtaaagtgactaggcatcaggatagataataataaggtatttgaggtagatatgtacatgaaggcagggtgaagtgactaggcatcaggatagataataataaggtatttgaggtagatatgtacatgaaggcagggttaagtgactagacatcaggatagataataataaggtatttgaggtagatatgtacatgaaggcagggtgaagtgactagacatcaggatagataataataaggtatttgaggtagatatgtacatgaaggcagggtgaagtgactagacatcaggatagataatagtaaGAGTAAattaaagaacagagtagcagcagcaaatgtTGAGTGTAAAAGGTGTGTGAGCGTGGTGTGTGAGCGTGGTGTGTGAGCGtggtgtgtgagcgtgtgtgtgtgagcgtgagcGTGTTGTGTGAgcgtgttgtgtgtgtataagctCGGGACTGTTGTGgttgaatcccggaacatatcccagtctgtactagcaaaacagtcttcTAGCCTCGTGTCTGCTTGGTCCGACCACTTCCATCCTAGATGTTTCTGTATATCTCATTGGACCAGTTTCCCCAGACATAGGTTCAGCCTATAGGCCTGGACTGAGAAGCATGCTGGATAGAGATTACATCCAGGAAACTATCTCTATATGTTCCTCGTGTATTCATATCTCACACACCTGTCCAGTCTCCATGGGACAAcccctgtgtgtgtactgtgctcGCTCATATAACCTCTGTACCTCATATACCCTCTGTAGCTCATATATAACCTCTGtacctcatatatatatatatatataacctctgtacctcatatatatatatataacctctgtacctcatatatatatatataacctctgtacctcatatatatatatataacctctgtacctcatatatatatatataacctctgtacctcatatatatatataacctctgtacctcatatatatatataacctctgtacctcatatatatatataacctctgtacctcatatatatatataacctctgtacctcatatatatatacataacctCTGTACCTCATATATATACATAACCTCTGTACCTCATATATATACATAACCTCTGtacctcatatatatatatataacctctgtACCTCATATATATACATAACCTCTGTACCTCATATATAACCTCTGTacctcatatatatatacataacctCTGTACCTCATATATATACATAACCTCTGTACCTCATATATATACATAACCTCTGTACCTCATATATATACATAACCTCTGTACCTCATATATATACATAACCTCTGTACCTCATATATAACCTCTGTACCTCATATATAACCTCTGTacctcatatatatatacataacctCTGTACCTCATATATAACCTCTGTACCGGGCCACGCTCATTATGTTTATCTCCCCCTGCAGGCCTGGTGGGGAAGATGAACCCTAAAAACAAGGTTGACCTGACCACCCCTGAGCTCACCATCATCGTCGAGGTCATTAAGAGTGTGTGCTGCGTCAGCGTCGTCAGGGACTACACTCTATACAGGAAGTACAACCTGCAGGAGGTCGCAAAGGAGGAGGGGCCTAAAGACGGGAAACAGGAAGAGGTCACCACAAACCAGGAAGAGATCAAGTCGAACCAGGAAGAGAAGGGTGGGAAACAGGAAGAGATCAAGTCGAACcaggaagggaaggatgggaaaCAGGAAGAGATCAAGTCAAACcaggaagggaaggatgggaaaCAGGAAGAGATCAAGTCGAACCAGGAAGGGAAGGGTGGGAAACAGGAAGAGATCAAGTCGAACCAGGAAGAGATCAAGTCGAACCAGGAAGAGATCAAGTCGAACCAGGAAGAGAAGGATGGGAAACAGGAAGAGGGAAAGGATGCCCCAAAAACAGACAAGGAAGTGAAgggggatgaagaggaggagaagtagaTCCCTGTaccaggagggagagaagaagagggaggggaATGAGGGAGGAAGTGAAATGGGACTGATAAACAACTCAAAGGCATCTCACAGTGCAGGTGATGCAGTCAATGTGTTAGGTAGCTTTACTGTAGAACAGGTCCTATTCCTATTGTccattccaaatggaaccctaattCCTACATAGGCCtctcatcaaaagtagtgcactatgtgccctggtcaaaatgagtgcactatgtagggaatagggtaccattggacctggtcaaaagtagtgcactataaagggaatagggttccatttgggacgtagccagtATGTTATTTCGTCCTTGTCCCTCCAGCTGTATGGTGCGTAGTTAACTAGTGCCAGGGTTGGGGTCATTTCCcttttcaattccagtcaattcagaaaataCACTGAAATTACATTTCATTTCGATGTGTTTCAATTAGGAACCTTTTGGAATTTGggttactttctgaattgaaagggaattgaccccaaccctgactatGACAAAATCCTTTGGTCCTCCATTTTGTATTGTCTCCAACATGTCCTCCTCATCGCTGACAGTCCCTTGGTCTCCTCTCCTTACCGTCACCGAGCACTCACTGAAAGCTGATGggtaattttttttaatttcattagatttttaaaaagatacatttttattttttaacataaGGTGTCATACATTTTTTTCAAAATATAAATTCCCTCTTTATTCAGGAAATCCTGGTTGTAGGGTTCCGAGTTCCCTACTTATTCCCTCTTTATTCAGGAAATCATACATCTGGGATTTCTGTAAAGCCAGTCCCCTGAATTTTTCAACCCTAGTCAGCCGACAGTCTTTCCTCTGTAAATGAATGTTAGATAAGTTGACACAGTTCTTACAGGACTGGTTTCCCGGACCCAGATGAAGCATACTCAAGAACTCTAAAACACTCTTTTTCATTGAGAATCTCCTTTGAAAGTGCTTCTTAGTCCAGGGGCCGTTATGTATCATGTGTCCCAGACtcggagtgctgatctaggatcaggttccccctGTCCATATAATTGTATTTGTTATAATCTTAAaagacaaaactgatcctagatcacctcTGAGACCATTGATACGGCCCCAGGAATGTAGCCCTGATCTGAGTGCAGGACTCTCATATATTGTCCGATAATGGAGGTAAACTGTAATATACCTTTTGTTTTGTAGAACAGAGTAAAACTTCCCAAAAAAAACAGCTCCTTGAAATAAAGTGTgatttttgtgtgtttttgtattctcattctccctccactttGTTTTCAAAGTAACTCACCAGCTCGGTTTCCGTCTGACGGGAgattttccatgtgaatattgtcAAATCAGCATCAAAACAATATAAATATTGTCCCACgagagagatgtgtttccatcaaactgacttgttgcagatgaacggctgtgtgtgatgacgtaggtcacataaaatacattttatttagtGTTAAATTCCCACGTCTGTTTCCATTGCATGTTCAACTCTTGGTAGTTGTCTCACAAGACATGTTGCATTGTATAGCGAGTGAAGAGATTTATGTACTAAAGAGAGaaatcatttttatttgtcaaaagcccagctctttcagaacatcgacgatcatgtcaccagaagaagaccatcaaaatgtattggaaaggagcatcaagctcatcacatgtagtttcaccaccctgtgaagttcataacttatttcatctgtagcctaataaactacatgggttcccaagtcgtagagggaggaccacacaccacgtCATCGTGTGACTCCACGGTTACTTTCATATGATGTTTATTATATCAATATCTGCATAAAAGcgattttactgacacaaaaagatcccaccttgtccagcgtattttgttttgtcgacatttggaaagtttaccgaaaACTAATTtttgtttccatcaggcctgtcatgacatttttACTTAACTCAGATTTAAAACTTTAAAAAAGAAAGTTGGGTGAAAACCTGGTTACAGATACTTCGTCCAATTTCATTTTGATGTTTGCCATTACTGCTCTGTAACACAAGGTGGCGCTGTATTGCACTGTAAACCCAGCCAGGAGCACAGAGGTGATCAAATCCTCTTCATATAGAGAGCTACTGACAgagcaggcttttgctccagacctatttttatttatttaccccttttttctttggtagttacagtcttgcccCATCGCTGCCACTCCCGTacggtgaaggtcgagagccgtgcgtcccccgaaacaacccagccaagccgcactgtttcttttcacaatgcccgcttaacccggaagcaccgtaacctggcgaccgtgtcagcgtgcgcTGCACCCAgccgatgggacaagaacatccctgccggacaaaccctcccataacccggacgactgggccaattgtgcgccgccccatgggtctcccggtcgcgacagagctcagactcgaaccaggatctctagtggcacagctagagctcactgtaccactcgggaggccctgctCCAGACCCACAACACACCTGGTTCAGATTATCAAGGTTCTGAGTATCAGCTGATTAGTGAAATCAGGTGTCACGGTAAGGCTGGAACAAAACCTTGCTACTGGTGCGTAGCTCTGGCCACTCCGACTCCTGGGTCCAATTCATTAGGGGCACACCGTAGcgaaacattttgcaatggcgaGAACGAGTATTATGGGCTAGTGCAGGTAGTCCCTCCCATGTTTTTATGTTATTGACCAAAGTGACTATTCACTGCAAAACAACTGAAGATGGCCAAGTTCAGTACATCCGCCATCGGACTCTTCATAGCtctccactactatagaccagagccctattccctatatagtacactactatagaccagagccctatgccctatatagtacactactgtagaccagagccctattccctatatagtacactactttagatcagagtcctattccctatatagaacactattgtagaccagagtcctattccctatatagtacactactttagaccagagccctattccctatatagtgccctactttggaccagagccctattccctatatagtgccctactttggaccagagacctattccctatatagtgccctactttagaccagagtcctattccctatatagtgccctactttggaccagagccctattccctatatagtgccctactttggaccagggtGCATAtgatagggaatagagtgccactTGAGTGTAGTTTGAGCAACAACTCATTGACTTCCATTATGGATCTGTAGGCAGAGTGAGATGActgtaagacagacagacagagacaggggggaTGGGTTGTACTAATTGGCTCATAGACTTCCAGTGATATTGACAGACAAACAGATAGGAGAGACAGGTTGTCAATGTGGAGACGGAGGCTTCcattagaatagaacagaatatttTCGTATTGAATTCTGTCTTCCATTTAGGAGGAGCTGACTCATTTGTAGAGCTAATTTAGaacacctctctttctctgcctcccgccacatctctctccctccccctatctctctctctctgcctcccgcCCCAccccccctcgctctccctccccctctctctccctttctctctccctcctccctctctcatttgtaTGCCATATtgacctctccctctttctctctcacacacacatctccccaAAGTGGCAGTTTTCACTCTCCCTTATTAAAGCTAATTACCTGGGCAGGGAGTGTTCCTAGCGACCCCGCTGATCGTTAGTCCCGACAGCCGGTGCGTTCCGTTCCTCCTCGTTGGAAAATTAGCTGCTACCGGCTCGTCTCCAGCGCCCCGGTTTGACATTTTACTGGACAAGGTGAGAATCTCAACAGCGCCCCAGTAGAGGATGATTGGAGCGCGTTTTAAAGCCTAGAAATACAACGGCCATTAAAATGATCCCCCCATTAGATATCTAACATCATAATGACCAATTTACAGAATATGAGTCATCAGAATACGGTCTGCCTGTTAGTCTATCCTGACCTACACCTGATGGGAATGAATTACCCAGTTCATATTGTTAGAATAATATGGTAATTAGGTAACATAATAAAATGATGCCTCCATTAGGCTACAGGGGATAAACATTGTCGCCCTTTGAAGCGGTTAAAGCCTACAATATTATCCATGAATTCAGTTTGTACTTGGTCGTCTCTTAAGAAACCTCACAGGAgtctcacacacaccctcttcctgtctctgttgTTTTAATTGGTCCTCAGGTCCTGTCTAATtgctctgtgtttctctgtgggaCCTGAGCCCCCTGCCACTCAGACCTGAGACTCACACACCCGTCACTCAGGATTGTCCAAAACCCCTCTCGTTTGAGTGGAAAGGTCAGAGGCCCTGGAAACAATggaacatacagtacacacacacactcatgtgcaCGTTGTCCCTGAGGACATAGGGATTATCATCCACTAGTGTAGCCCTATGACTGTGTTCTAAATgggaccttattccctatatagagccctctGGGCCCTGCTCGTAGCCCTatggctgtgttccaaatgggaccttattccctatatagagccctctGGGGCCTGCTCGTAGCCCTatggctgtgttccaaatgggaccttattccctatatagagccctctGGGCCCTGCTCGTAGCCCTATGGCTGTGTTCCCAATgggaccttattccctatatagagccctctGGGCCCTGCTCGTAGCCCTATGGCTGTGTTACAAATgggaccttattccctatatagagccctctGGGCCCTGCTCGTAGCCCTATTGCTGTGTTCTAAATgggaccttattccctatatagagccctctGGGCCCTGTTAGACTGCTGCTACAGAGGTCAGAGTTGAACAGGACGTCAGACTGCTGCTACAGAGGTCAGAGTTGAACAGGACGTCAGTTAGACTGCTGCTACAAAGGTAAGAGTTGAACAGGACGTCAGTTAGACTGCTGCTACAGAGGTCAGAGTTGAACAGGACGTCAGACTGCTGCTACAGAGGTCAGAGTTGAACAGGACGTCAGTTAGACTGCTGCTACAGAGGTCAGAGTTGAACAGGACGTCAGACTGCTGCTACAAAGGTCAGAGTTGAACAGGACGTCAGACTGCTGCTACAGAGGTCAGAGTTGAACAGGACGTCAGTTAGACTGCTGCTACAGAGGTCAGAGTTGAACAGGACGTCAGACTGCTGCTACAGAGGTCAGAGTTGAACAGGACGTCAGACTGCTGCTACAGAGGTCAGAGTTGAACAGGACGTCAGTTAGACTGCTGCTACAGAGGTCATAGTTGAACAGGACGTCAGTTAGACTGCTGCTACAGAGGTCAGAGTTGAACAGGACGTCAGTTAGACTGCTGCTACAGAGGTCAGGGTTGAACAGGACGTCAGTTAGACTGCTGCTACAGAGGTCAGAGTTGAACAGGACGTCAGACTGCTGCTACAGAGGTCAGAGTTGAACAGGACGTCAGTTAGACTGCTGCTACAGAGGTAAGAGTTGAACAGGACGTCAGACTGCTGCTACAGAGGTCAGAGTTGAACAGGATGTCAGTTAGACTGCTGCTACAGAGGTCAGGGTTGAACAGGACGTCAGTTAGACTGCTGCTACAGAGGTCAGAGTTGAACAGGAAGACTGAAGAAGTGATATTTCAGGGTGTGATTCTCTAGACTGTAGTGTGCTGAGTGGTTTTGTGATTCTCATgccacacacactttcccctTCCCACagtcacgacacacacacacagacacacacacacacacacacacacacacacacacacacacacacacacacacacacttcctgaaCTCCTCTCTGTATCACTCACCACAGGTAATATAAAGTCCCACTTGTTATTCACACCTTG from Salvelinus namaycush isolate Seneca unplaced genomic scaffold, SaNama_1.0 Scaffold485, whole genome shotgun sequence encodes:
- the LOC120041611 gene encoding THUMP domain-containing protein 1-like → MSEAQDLRKRSKKRYGGGHRSKKYKGSRELEVGMQGILITCNMNERKCTAEAFNLLNEYADQLYGPENFKEPEESSSEEEDDEDVEAALKKEVKQLKASSGKRERRFQAMDSGANNVIFIKTKNLDPDKLVHHILSDLHITKKNKSRVILRMLPVSGTCKAFQEDMDKYLSEFLEPWFKAPNQGSYQIAFKSRNSSHNKRDDIIKALAGLVGKMNPKNKVDLTTPELTIIVEVIKSVCCVSVVRDYTLYRKYNLQEVAKEEGPKDGKQEEVTTNQEEIKSNQEEKGGKQEEIKSNQEGKDGKQEEIKSNQEGKDGKQEEIKSNQEGKGGKQEEIKSNQEEIKSNQEEIKSNQEEKDGKQEEGKDAPKTDKEVKGDEEEEK